In Clostridium sp., one DNA window encodes the following:
- the rpsM gene encoding 30S ribosomal protein S13: MARISGIDLPKEKRVEIGLTYIFGIGLPTSQKILRETGVNPDTRIKDLTEEEVNLLRDYIKNLKVEGDLRRETALNIKRLIEIGSYRGIRHRRGLPVRGQKTKTNARTRKGPKKLVGAKKKKLV; this comes from the coding sequence ATGGCAAGAATATCAGGTATTGATTTACCGAAGGAAAAACGAGTAGAAATAGGTCTAACATATATATTTGGTATAGGGTTACCGACTTCACAGAAAATATTAAGAGAAACTGGTGTGAATCCGGACACAAGGATAAAGGACTTAACAGAAGAAGAAGTCAACCTTTTGAGGGATTATATCAAGAACTTGAAAGTCGAAGGTGACTTGAGAAGAGAAACTGCTCTTAACATAAAGAGATTGATAGAAATAGGTTCATATAGAGGAATAAGACATAGAAGAGGTCTTCCGGTTAGAGGACAAAAGACAAAGACAAATGCAAGAACTAGAAAAGGTCCTAAGAAATTAGTGGGAGCTAAGAAAAAGAAATTAGTATAA
- the rpsK gene encoding 30S ribosomal protein S11: protein MAAVSKAKKSKRKKERKNVEHGCAHIKSTFNNSIVTITDAVGNTLSWASAGGLGFRGSRKSTPFAAQMAAETSAKVAMEHGLKSIEVYVKGPGSGREAAIRSLQAAGLEVTLIKDVTPIPHNGCRPPKRRRV, encoded by the coding sequence ATGGCAGCAGTATCGAAAGCTAAAAAGTCAAAAAGAAAAAAAGAAAGAAAAAATGTTGAACATGGCTGTGCACATATAAAATCAACTTTTAATAATTCAATAGTTACTATAACTGACGCCGTTGGTAATACATTATCCTGGGCTAGTGCAGGCGGCTTAGGCTTTAGAGGTTCAAGAAAAAGTACTCCATTTGCTGCTCAGATGGCAGCTGAAACTTCAGCAAAAGTAGCTATGGAGCATGGATTAAAAAGTATAGAAGTATATGTTAAAGGGCCAGGATCTGGAAGAGAAGCAGCAATAAGGTCACTTCAGGCTGCAGGTTTGGAAGTTACATTGATAAAAGATGTAACACCTATACCACATAATGGTTGTAGACCACCAAAGAGAAGAAGAGTTTAG
- the rpsD gene encoding 30S ribosomal protein S4 gives MARYTGSVCRLCRREGLKLFLKGDRCYTDKCAVSRRGYAPGQHGQGRKKVSNYGLQLREKQKARRIYGILEGQFRKYYDKADRKRGITGENLLKSLELRLDNVAFKLGYGQSRAEARQLVTHGHFLVNGKKVDIPSYEVSVNDVISVSDKSRSSEKFKTFAENPKTLPTWLEGTAENFEGKVVREPLREDIDIPVNETLIVEYYSK, from the coding sequence ATGGCAAGATATACTGGATCAGTATGCAGACTTTGTAGAAGAGAAGGTTTAAAACTATTTCTTAAAGGGGATAGATGTTATACAGATAAATGTGCAGTTTCAAGAAGAGGATATGCACCAGGACAACATGGTCAGGGAAGAAAAAAAGTCTCTAACTATGGTTTACAGCTAAGGGAAAAGCAAAAGGCCAGAAGAATATATGGAATACTGGAAGGACAATTTAGAAAATACTATGACAAGGCTGACAGAAAAAGGGGTATAACAGGTGAAAACTTGCTTAAATCTCTTGAATTGAGACTCGATAATGTAGCTTTTAAACTTGGTTATGGGCAGTCAAGAGCAGAGGCTAGGCAATTGGTAACCCATGGGCATTTTTTAGTGAATGGTAAAAAGGTTGATATTCCTTCTTATGAAGTATCAGTTAATGATGTTATATCTGTTTCTGATAAGAGCAGATCATCGGAAAAATTTAAAACTTTTGCAGAAAACCCCAAGACTCTTCCTACATGGTTAGAGGGAACTGCAGAAAATTTTGAAGGAAAAGTTGTCAGGGAACCTTTAAGAGAAGATATAGATATTCCTGTTAATGAAACATTAATAGTAGAGTATTATAGTAAATAA
- a CDS encoding DNA-directed RNA polymerase subunit alpha yields MLEIEKPKIECVEVSEDGKYGKFVVEPLERGYGITLGNALRRILLSSLPGVAANHIKIDGVLHEFSTVHGVKEDVAELILNIKLLALKMNGDEPKIIYIDAEGPGEVKAGDIKTDGDVEIVNPDLHIATLDDDGKLYMEIMVNTGRGYVSQARNKSEDMPIGTIPVDSIYTPVKRVNFNIENTRVGQITDYDKLSLEVWTNGTIMPDEAISLSAKILIEHFKLFMTLTDHANNVEIMVEKEEDKKEKVLEMTIEELDLSVRSYNCLKRAGINTVQELTERTMDDMMKVRNLGKKSLEEVEQKLEALELSLKQNEE; encoded by the coding sequence ATGTTAGAAATAGAAAAGCCCAAAATAGAGTGTGTAGAGGTAAGTGAAGACGGTAAGTACGGAAAATTTGTGGTAGAACCATTGGAAAGAGGTTATGGTATTACTCTTGGAAATGCACTCAGGAGAATACTTCTTTCTTCATTGCCTGGAGTAGCTGCTAATCATATTAAAATTGATGGTGTGCTTCATGAGTTTTCTACTGTTCATGGAGTGAAGGAAGATGTTGCGGAGTTAATTCTAAATATAAAATTATTAGCTCTGAAGATGAATGGCGATGAGCCTAAAATAATATATATAGATGCAGAAGGACCAGGAGAAGTAAAAGCAGGGGATATAAAAACTGATGGTGATGTTGAAATAGTAAATCCGGATTTACATATAGCTACTTTAGATGATGACGGGAAATTATATATGGAGATCATGGTAAATACAGGAAGAGGATATGTATCTCAAGCAAGAAACAAGAGTGAAGATATGCCAATAGGTACAATTCCTGTAGATTCTATATATACACCAGTAAAAAGGGTTAATTTTAACATAGAAAATACAAGAGTTGGTCAAATTACTGATTATGATAAGTTATCTCTTGAGGTATGGACTAATGGAACTATAATGCCAGATGAGGCTATAAGTTTATCAGCAAAAATATTAATAGAACATTTTAAGCTGTTTATGACTCTCACAGATCATGCTAACAATGTAGAAATAATGGTTGAAAAAGAAGAGGATAAAAAGGAAAAAGTTCTTGAGATGACTATTGAAGAACTTGACCTTTCTGTTAGAAGTTATAATTGTTTGAAGAGGGCTGGTATAAATACAGTTCAAGAATTAACTGAAAGAACTATGGATGATATGATGAAGGTTAGAAACTTAGGTAAAAAATCCTTAGAAGAAGTCGAACAAAAACTAGAGGCTTTGGAATTGTCATTGAAGCAGAACGAAGAATAA
- the rplQ gene encoding 50S ribosomal protein L17, translating to MASHRKLGRPTDQRKAMLRNLVTSFLKHEKIQTTSTRAQETRSIAEKMITLAKRGDLHARRQVLSFVTEEEVVKKLFDNIAPKYNERNGGYTRMYKMGPRRGDGAEVVILELV from the coding sequence ATGGCTTCACATCGTAAATTAGGTCGCCCAACTGACCAAAGAAAGGCAATGCTCAGAAATCTTGTTACAAGTTTTTTAAAGCATGAAAAAATTCAAACTACATCTACAAGGGCACAGGAAACTAGAAGCATAGCTGAGAAAATGATAACATTGGCTAAAAGAGGAGACCTTCATGCTAGAAGACAGGTGCTTTCATTTGTAACAGAAGAAGAAGTTGTAAAAAAATTATTTGATAATATAGCTCCTAAATATAATGAAAGAAATGGCGGATATACAAGAATGTATAAGATGGGACCAAGAAGAGGAGACGGAGCTGAGGTAGTTATACTAGAGTTAGTATAA
- a CDS encoding energy-coupling factor transporter ATPase — MEKKMIDCKNLSFSYNASNENSNKLAVDDVTFNIKKGEFLAILGRNGSGKSTLAKHMNALLVPTSGKMYVENLDTSDEKNVWNIRNKAGMIFQNPDNQIVATIVEEDVAFGPENLGIDPQDIRNRVDDCLKKVNMYEYRKHAPHLLSGGQKQRVAIAGVLAMRPQCIIFDESTAMLDPSGRQEVMNTIREINHSYNMTVVLITHYMEEAARADRIIVIDEGKIAMEGTPRNIFSQVQKMKSLGLDVPQMTELAYELKKSGVNIQSDILTIDEMVRELCRLK, encoded by the coding sequence ATGGAAAAAAAGATGATAGACTGCAAAAATTTAAGCTTTAGTTATAATGCCAGTAATGAAAATAGCAATAAGTTAGCTGTAGACGATGTTACTTTTAATATTAAAAAGGGCGAATTTTTGGCCATTCTTGGTAGAAACGGTTCTGGGAAATCTACCCTGGCTAAGCATATGAATGCATTATTGGTGCCAACCAGTGGAAAAATGTACGTAGAAAATTTAGATACTTCTGATGAAAAAAATGTATGGAATATAAGAAATAAGGCGGGCATGATATTTCAGAATCCAGACAACCAAATAGTTGCTACTATTGTAGAAGAAGACGTAGCTTTTGGACCGGAAAATTTGGGAATTGATCCACAGGATATAAGAAACAGAGTTGATGACTGCTTAAAAAAAGTAAATATGTATGAATACAGGAAACATGCACCACATTTACTTTCAGGTGGACAAAAGCAAAGAGTGGCTATAGCGGGTGTTCTTGCTATGAGGCCTCAGTGTATAATATTTGATGAATCCACTGCAATGCTTGATCCATCAGGAAGACAGGAAGTAATGAATACTATAAGGGAAATAAATCATAGTTATAATATGACAGTGGTTTTAATTACACATTATATGGAGGAAGCTGCCAGGGCTGATAGAATAATTGTTATAGATGAAGGTAAAATTGCCATGGAAGGTACTCCTAGGAATATATTTAGCCAGGTTCAAAAAATGAAAAGTTTGGGGCTTGATGTGCCTCAAATGACTGAGTTGGCCTATGAACTAAAGAAGTCAGGAGTTAATATACAATCAGATATATTAACTATAGATGAGATGGTGAGAGAATTATGTCGATTGAAATAA
- a CDS encoding energy-coupling factor transporter ATPase, with amino-acid sequence MSIEIKNLTHIYMKGSPFEKKAIDNVTVEIQEGEFVALIGHTGSGKSTLIQHINGLLKPDSGSIIIDGVDITDKSTNLNFIRKKVGLVFQYPEYQLFEETIEKDIAFGPKNLGLKDDDINKRVKRAMNMVGLEYEKYRNKSPFEVSGGQKRRVAIAGVVAMEPRVLILDEPTAGLDPKGRDEILGKIKDLHREYNMTIILVSHSMEDVAKLADRILVMHKGKCILDGAPQKVFSEVDTLESVGLAVPQVTYLVKKLKDKGFNISTNIFTVDQAKNEILRILNEG; translated from the coding sequence ATGTCGATTGAAATAAAAAATTTGACTCATATATATATGAAGGGATCTCCTTTTGAGAAAAAAGCAATAGATAATGTTACCGTTGAAATACAAGAAGGAGAATTTGTAGCCCTAATAGGACATACTGGTTCTGGAAAATCAACGCTTATTCAACATATCAATGGGCTTCTGAAACCAGATTCGGGAAGTATAATAATAGATGGAGTTGATATAACAGATAAAAGTACAAATCTCAATTTTATAAGAAAAAAAGTAGGACTTGTATTTCAGTATCCAGAATATCAGTTGTTTGAAGAGACTATTGAAAAAGATATTGCCTTTGGTCCTAAAAATTTGGGACTAAAGGATGATGATATAAATAAAAGAGTAAAAAGAGCTATGAATATGGTTGGACTTGAATATGAAAAATACAGGAATAAATCTCCTTTTGAAGTAAGCGGTGGACAAAAGAGAAGGGTAGCCATAGCAGGTGTGGTTGCAATGGAACCTAGAGTTCTGATTCTGGATGAACCTACAGCAGGATTGGATCCAAAAGGCAGGGATGAAATTCTAGGTAAAATAAAGGACTTACATAGAGAATATAATATGACTATAATACTGGTATCACATAGTATGGAAGATGTTGCAAAGCTCGCAGACAGAATACTTGTTATGCATAAGGGGAAATGTATACTTGATGGTGCTCCGCAGAAAGTATTCTCCGAAGTTGATACATTGGAAAGTGTAGGCCTGGCGGTACCACAGGTAACTTATCTTGTAAAGAAACTAAAGGATAAAGGATTTAATATATCAACTAATATATTTACAGTAGATCAGGCTAAAAATGAAATACTTAGAATATTAAACGAAGGATAG
- a CDS encoding energy-coupling factor transporter transmembrane component T family protein — translation MIKDITIGQYIPGDSFVHKLDPRVKILISIVYIIDLFIINSFRGYIFIVLFTFLAIIISRVKFVYIYKGLKPILILALITAILNIFMTTGANPPLFKWKFISVYSEGLILAAFMVIRLVFLIVGTSLLTLTTSPIELTDGIEKLLNPMKKIGVPAHELAMMMTIALRFIPTLMDETDKIMKAQMARGADFESGNLIHRAKSLIPILVPLFISSFRRADELAMAMEARCYRGGEGRTRMKQLRLTNKDFIASLNIAALVVVSILGRVWWS, via the coding sequence ATGATTAAAGATATTACAATAGGACAATATATACCTGGAGATTCTTTTGTTCATAAATTGGATCCACGAGTTAAAATATTGATTTCCATAGTCTATATTATAGACCTGTTTATAATAAATAGTTTTAGAGGATATATATTTATAGTGCTTTTTACATTTCTAGCCATAATCATATCAAGGGTTAAATTTGTATATATTTATAAAGGATTAAAGCCAATTTTGATTCTGGCACTCATAACAGCGATTTTAAATATATTTATGACTACAGGGGCAAATCCACCTTTATTTAAATGGAAATTTATATCTGTATATAGTGAAGGATTGATATTAGCTGCATTTATGGTTATAAGGCTTGTATTTTTGATAGTGGGTACATCTCTTTTGACACTTACTACATCACCTATTGAACTTACGGATGGAATAGAGAAATTGTTGAATCCCATGAAAAAAATAGGGGTCCCAGCTCATGAATTAGCTATGATGATGACTATAGCCCTTAGATTTATACCTACCCTTATGGATGAAACTGATAAAATAATGAAAGCACAGATGGCACGTGGAGCAGATTTTGAATCTGGAAATTTGATACATAGAGCCAAAAGTCTCATACCCATTCTAGTACCTCTTTTTATAAGTTCTTTTAGACGTGCGGATGAACTGGCTATGGCCATGGAAGCGAGGTGCTATAGAGGCGGTGAAGGAAGAACCAGAATGAAGCAATTGAGACTTACAAATAAAGATTTTATAGCATCCTTAAATATAGCAGCTTTGGTTGTAGTGTCAATACTCGGCAGAGTCTGGTGGAGCTAA
- the truA gene encoding tRNA pseudouridine(38-40) synthase TruA, giving the protein MKNIKLILEYDGTNYSGWQRQKNAMTIQEKLEKAIRKATEEVCGTIGCSRTDAGVHARGFVCNFLTNSKIPPDNFKMVLNKLLPDDIVILKSKEVDIGFHSRYDSTGKKYTYTIITGNNRPAIGRSYMYWFYRRLNIEDIKRACKYFIGTHDFSAFKSSGSSVKTSVRCITEFTVVKEENFIRFSVIGNGFLYNMVRIMVGTVLEVGVGRFKPEYIESILASKDRSKAGKPAPPHGLCLEEVFY; this is encoded by the coding sequence ATGAAGAATATAAAGCTTATTCTTGAATATGACGGAACAAATTATTCAGGATGGCAGAGACAGAAAAATGCAATGACTATACAGGAAAAACTGGAGAAGGCAATAAGAAAAGCTACAGAAGAAGTGTGTGGGACAATTGGCTGCAGCAGAACTGATGCAGGAGTTCATGCAAGAGGTTTTGTCTGTAATTTTTTAACAAACAGTAAAATACCACCTGACAATTTTAAAATGGTATTAAATAAATTACTACCTGATGATATAGTTATTCTTAAGTCCAAAGAGGTTGATATCGGATTTCACTCCAGGTATGATAGTACAGGTAAAAAATATACTTATACGATTATAACTGGAAACAACAGACCGGCTATTGGGAGAAGTTACATGTACTGGTTTTATAGAAGATTAAATATTGAAGATATAAAAAGGGCATGCAAGTATTTTATAGGAACACATGATTTTTCAGCATTTAAATCCAGCGGAAGCTCAGTTAAAACTTCAGTGAGATGTATAACTGAATTTACAGTTGTTAAAGAAGAAAATTTCATAAGATTCAGTGTTATAGGCAATGGCTTTCTATACAATATGGTAAGGATCATGGTTGGTACTGTGCTTGAAGTTGGAGTAGGAAGATTTAAACCGGAGTATATAGAATCAATACTAGCTTCTAAGGATAGATCTAAAGCAGGGAAACCAGCACCTCCACATGGCTTGTGCCTTGAAGAGGTGTTTTATTGA
- the rplM gene encoding 50S ribosomal protein L13, giving the protein MKSYIAKPQDIERKWYVVDAAGKPLGRVASQIASILRGKNKPIFTPHVDTGDFVIVINSEKVVLTGKKLDQKLLRHHSLYAGGLKETPYREALQKKPEFVFQEAVRRMLPKGVLGRQMLKKLKVYRGSEHNHEAQKPELLELRY; this is encoded by the coding sequence ATGAAATCATATATTGCTAAGCCGCAGGATATTGAAAGAAAATGGTACGTTGTTGATGCAGCTGGGAAGCCATTAGGAAGAGTGGCAAGTCAGATTGCTTCTATATTAAGAGGAAAAAATAAACCTATATTTACACCGCATGTAGATACAGGAGATTTTGTCATAGTAATAAATTCAGAAAAAGTAGTTTTAACTGGTAAGAAATTAGATCAGAAATTATTAAGACATCATTCGTTATATGCAGGTGGATTAAAGGAAACTCCATATAGAGAGGCGTTACAGAAGAAACCGGAATTTGTGTTTCAGGAAGCTGTTAGGAGAATGCTTCCAAAGGGAGTACTGGGAAGACAGATGCTTAAGAAATTAAAGGTTTATAGAGGATCGGAACATAACCATGAAGCTCAAAAACCAGAATTGTTGGAATTAAGATATTAA
- the rpsI gene encoding 30S ribosomal protein S9 yields MAKVQYLGTGRRKKSVARVRLVPGEGKVTINKRDIEDYFGLETLRVIVNQPLELTSTKGKFDVLVNVFGGGFTGQAGAIRHGISRALLKADENLRLELKKAGFLTRDPRMKERKKYGLKKARRAPQFSKR; encoded by the coding sequence ATGGCTAAGGTTCAGTATTTGGGAACAGGAAGAAGAAAGAAATCAGTAGCAAGAGTTAGACTTGTACCAGGAGAAGGTAAAGTCACAATAAATAAAAGAGATATTGAAGATTATTTTGGATTGGAAACATTAAGGGTTATAGTTAATCAACCCCTGGAATTGACTTCAACAAAGGGAAAATTTGACGTACTTGTAAATGTCTTTGGCGGAGGATTTACTGGTCAGGCAGGAGCTATAAGACATGGAATATCAAGGGCACTTTTAAAGGCAGATGAAAACTTGAGACTTGAACTCAAAAAAGCTGGGTTTCTGACTAGAGATCCAAGAATGAAGGAAAGAAAGAAATACGGTCTTAAGAAAGCAAGAAGAGCTCCTCAATTTTCAAAGAGATAG
- the cwlD gene encoding N-acetylmuramoyl-L-alanine amidase CwlD encodes MIKKIRIKIAAIMMICICTTVIFQDKVYSTASSSSINDRQKTIILVDPGHGGIDGGAEAKDGTMEKNINLKISSKLKNNLKKQGYTVLMTRESDKGLYTQGGKIRKKKVEDLGNRARMKNDTNCNMFISIHLNKFPQSKYYGAQVWYSKNQDSKQLAKIIQDNLIRDLDSSNNRHEKAALDLYKILRENDDMPSVIVECGFLSNDQEREKLKSDDYQNKIADSIAKSVNEYYKCFDK; translated from the coding sequence ATGATAAAAAAGATACGTATAAAAATTGCTGCAATAATGATGATATGTATTTGTACTACGGTGATTTTTCAAGATAAAGTATATTCAACTGCATCTTCTAGTAGTATAAATGACAGACAAAAAACTATTATACTTGTAGATCCAGGACATGGCGGTATAGATGGTGGTGCTGAGGCTAAAGATGGTACTATGGAGAAAAATATAAATTTGAAAATAAGTAGCAAACTTAAAAATAACCTGAAAAAACAGGGATATACTGTACTTATGACAAGAGAAAGCGACAAAGGACTGTATACTCAAGGAGGAAAAATAAGAAAGAAAAAGGTGGAGGATTTGGGAAACAGGGCCAGGATGAAAAATGACACCAATTGCAATATGTTTATAAGTATACATCTAAACAAGTTTCCACAATCCAAATATTATGGTGCGCAGGTGTGGTATTCTAAAAATCAAGACAGCAAACAACTGGCTAAAATTATACAGGATAATTTAATAAGGGATTTGGATTCAAGTAACAACAGACATGAAAAAGCAGCCCTTGATTTATACAAAATATTAAGGGAAAATGATGATATGCCTTCTGTCATAGTAGAATGCGGATTTTTGTCCAATGATCAAGAAAGAGAAAAATTGAAATCAGATGACTACCAAAACAAAATAGCAGACTCTATAGCCAAATCAGTTAATGAATACTATAAGTGCTTTGATAAGTAA
- a CDS encoding GntR family transcriptional regulator — MLFGVVKIDIKLDKASNIPLYLQVKKQIIYLIRNNILRVGNKMPTERELSESLKISRNTVSSAYNELEEEGILKSYQGRGTFVAEDMNLWKIQNVKEKILKFIDLAFEEAIETGMSPDEFLEIMVNRIKEKRKIMSRITAVYVECNIEQSRMFSKQLMESTDINVIPLTINDLKNSDKKVKNIIQHCQVIIATFNHVNEVVNITSNFSKEVIGVAINVDLETIVKIARYPDGTRFAFVCISNEFIFKARGALEKAGLGNINIQYTNTTDDNELKKIVGSVDVIIVSPGRYENVKEISSGNKRILKFVYNLDDDSVKALKSKIIELKYQN, encoded by the coding sequence ATACTTTTTGGGGTGGTTAAAATAGACATTAAATTGGATAAGGCAAGCAATATCCCTCTTTATTTACAGGTAAAAAAGCAGATAATATACTTGATAAGAAATAATATTTTAAGAGTTGGAAACAAAATGCCTACTGAAAGAGAATTGTCTGAAAGTCTTAAAATAAGCAGAAACACTGTAAGCTCGGCATATAACGAATTGGAAGAGGAAGGCATTTTGAAGTCCTATCAAGGGAGAGGTACGTTTGTAGCAGAGGATATGAATTTATGGAAAATACAGAATGTAAAAGAGAAGATACTAAAATTTATAGATCTTGCCTTTGAAGAAGCCATAGAAACTGGAATGAGCCCAGATGAATTTTTGGAAATTATGGTAAATAGAATAAAAGAAAAAAGAAAGATCATGAGCAGGATAACTGCAGTATATGTGGAATGTAATATAGAACAATCCAGAATGTTTAGCAAGCAGCTTATGGAAAGTACGGATATAAACGTAATTCCCCTTACTATAAATGATTTAAAAAACTCAGATAAAAAGGTCAAGAATATTATACAACATTGTCAGGTTATAATAGCTACATTCAACCATGTTAATGAAGTTGTAAATATTACGAGTAATTTTAGCAAAGAAGTAATTGGAGTTGCAATTAATGTGGATTTAGAGACAATAGTTAAAATTGCCAGATACCCTGATGGAACTAGATTTGCATTTGTGTGTATTTCCAATGAATTTATTTTTAAGGCACGTGGTGCTCTGGAAAAAGCAGGGCTTGGCAATATAAATATTCAATACACAAATACTACTGATGATAATGAATTGAAAAAGATTGTAGGCAGCGTGGATGTAATAATAGTTTCACCTGGTAGATATGAGAACGTAAAAGAGATTTCAAGTGGAAATAAGCGCATATTAAAGTTTGTATATAATTTGGATGATGATTCTGTAAAAGCATTGAAATCAAAAATAATTGAGTTGAAATATCAAAATTAA
- a CDS encoding fumarate hydratase — translation MREINVMDITECIKRLCIEANYYLSEDVVDRIKSSEKKESWPMAKDILNKILDNVDIARSNDMPICQDTGMACIFLKVGQDVHFTGGCIEDAINQGVREGYTEGYLRKSVVEDPLRRINTKDNTPAIINYEIVPGDKVNIIVAPKGFGSENMSRIKMLKPSDGIEGVKRFIIDVVKDAGPNPCPPIVVGVGIGGNFDRAAGLAKKALIRSLDKRNEDEFYRNIEIELLNKINSLGIGPQGLGGRTTALAVNIETYPTHIAGLPVAVNINCHVTRHKEIEI, via the coding sequence ATGAGAGAAATAAATGTTATGGATATAACTGAATGTATAAAAAGATTATGTATAGAGGCTAATTATTATCTTTCAGAAGATGTTGTAGATAGAATAAAATCTTCTGAAAAAAAAGAGAGCTGGCCTATGGCAAAGGATATATTAAACAAGATATTGGATAATGTAGATATTGCAAGGAGTAATGATATGCCTATCTGTCAGGATACAGGTATGGCCTGTATATTTTTAAAAGTTGGACAAGATGTTCACTTTACAGGCGGCTGTATAGAAGATGCAATCAATCAGGGGGTTAGGGAAGGATATACAGAAGGCTATCTTAGAAAATCCGTTGTGGAGGATCCTCTTAGAAGGATAAATACAAAGGACAATACACCCGCTATTATAAATTATGAAATAGTTCCAGGGGACAAGGTAAATATAATTGTTGCACCAAAGGGGTTTGGATCGGAAAATATGAGTCGGATAAAAATGCTTAAACCTTCAGATGGCATAGAAGGGGTAAAGAGATTTATAATTGATGTTGTGAAAGATGCAGGGCCAAATCCATGTCCTCCTATCGTTGTAGGCGTTGGAATCGGTGGAAATTTTGACAGGGCCGCAGGTTTGGCCAAGAAGGCCCTGATAAGATCCTTAGACAAGAGAAATGAAGACGAATTTTACAGGAATATAGAGATAGAATTACTTAACAAGATAAATTCACTTGGCATCGGTCCTCAGGGGTTGGGCGGCAGGACAACTGCATTGGCAGTGAATATAGAAACATATCCAACTCATATAGCAGGACTTCCTGTAGCAGTAAATATAAATTGTCATGTTACGAGACACAAAGAAATTGAAATTTAA
- a CDS encoding Fe-S-containing hydro-lyase → MDKIIETPLTGDKIKTLQAGDTVLISGIIYTARDAAHKRLIQLLDEGKKLPLEIKDQIIYYVGPTPAKPGYPIGSAGPTTSYRMDSFTPRLLDIGLKGMIGKGARSGDVIESMKKNNAVYFGAIGGAAALIARSIEKAEVIAYEDLGSEAIRKLTVKNLPAIVIIDSEGNNLYEMGQKSYLESL, encoded by the coding sequence ATGGATAAGATAATAGAGACTCCTCTTACGGGAGATAAAATAAAGACATTACAGGCAGGAGATACTGTGCTTATTTCCGGTATAATATATACTGCCAGGGATGCTGCACATAAAAGGCTCATACAATTGCTTGATGAAGGAAAGAAGCTGCCATTGGAAATAAAGGATCAGATAATATACTATGTTGGCCCAACTCCAGCTAAACCTGGCTATCCCATAGGATCAGCAGGACCTACTACAAGCTATAGAATGGACAGCTTTACTCCAAGGCTGTTGGATATTGGGCTGAAGGGAATGATAGGCAAGGGCGCTAGATCAGGTGATGTAATAGAATCCATGAAGAAGAATAATGCAGTATATTTCGGTGCTATAGGTGGAGCAGCGGCACTTATAGCCAGGTCAATAGAAAAAGCTGAAGTTATAGCCTATGAAGATTTGGGTTCAGAAGCTATAAGAAAACTTACAGTTAAGAATTTACCGGCCATTGTAATAATAGATTCTGAAGGAAATAATTTATATGAAATGGGACAAAAAAGCTACCTGGAAAGTTTGTAG